The window GTGGACGGACACGGCAACTTCGGGTCCTTGGACGCCGGGCCGGCGGCCTACCGTTACACCGAGTGCCGGATGGCTGAGCCGGCCATGCTGCTCACCGGCTCACTCGACGAAGACGTCGTCGACATGGTGCCGAACTACGACGGCCAGTTCGAGCAGCCGGAGGTTCTACCGGCCGCGTTCCCCAACCTGCTGGTCAACGGTGCCAGCGGCATCGCGGTGGGGATGGCCACCAACATGGCGCCGCACAACCTCGGCGAGGTGGTCGACGCCACCCGTCATCTGCTCGTACATCCGGATGCCACGCTCGACGACCTCATGCGGTTCGTCCCGGGTCCGGACCTGCCCAGCGGGGGGCGTATCGTCGGACTCGACGGCGTCCGCGAGGCCTACGAGTCCGGGCGGGGAGCCTTCAAGACCCGGGCCACCGCGCGCATCGAGAACATCACCGCTCGCCGCAAGGGCATCGTCATCACCGAATTGCCGTACATGGTCGGCCCGGAGCGGGTCCGCGAGCGCATCGTCGATCTGGTCAAGAGCAAGAAACTCAACGGCGTCGCCGACGTCGTCGACTACACCGACCGAAACACCAGCCTGCGCCTCGTGATCGAACTCAAGAGCGGGTTCGTGCCCGAGGCAGTGCTGGAAGAGCTCTACCGCCTCACCCCCCTCGAAGACTCGTTCTCCATCAACAACGTCGCCCTGGTCGACGGGCAGCCGCGTACTCTCGGGCTCAAAGAACTGCTCGAGGTCTTCATCAAGCACCGGCTCGAAGTGGTACGCCGGCGCAGCGAGTTCCGGCGCAAGAAAGCCGCCGACCGCCTGCACCTGGTCGACGGTCTGCTGGTCGCCCTGCTCGACATCGATGAGGTCATCGCCGTCATCCGCTCATCTGACGACGCCGCGGCCGCGCGGGACCGGTTGATGCAGGTCTTCGATCTGTCCGAGATCCAAGCGCGCTACATCCTCGACACTCCCCTGCGCCGGCTCACCAAGTACGACCGCCTGGAGCTGGACAAGGAGGCCGAGGAGCTGCGCCGGACCATCGACGAGCTGACGGCGCTGCTGGAGGATGAGTCGCTGATGCGCCAGGCCGTCTCCGCCGAACTCGCCGAGGTCTCGGCCGCGCATGCCACACCGCGCCGCACGGTCTTGCTCGAGGACTCCGGTGTTCCCAGCCCGCGACTCCCGGCCACCGCATTGGAGGTGTCCGACGACCCCTGTCAGGTACTGCTCTCGTCAACCGGACTGCTCGCCCGCACCGCTGGTCTGGAACCGCTGGTTCCTGGTGAGAAGCGAGCCAAACATGACCTGGTGGTGTCGTCGGCGCCCACCACCGCGCGCGGCGATATCGGTGCCGTGACCAGCGCGGGACGTATGATCCGGTTGTCGGTACTGGAACTGCCGGCGTTGCCGCCCACGAGCTCTCCCACCATGGCCGGTGGAGCACCGGTGCAGGAGTTCATCGAGCTCGAACCGGGCGAGCGGCTGCTGTGCCTCTCCTCGTTCGACCCGGACTCCCCCGGCCTTGCCCTGGGCACCGCGGACGGCGTCATCAAACGTGTTGTGCCCGACCACCCGTCCAACAAGGACTCCTGGGACGTCATCCGGCTCGAGGACGGCGACCACGTCGTCGGTGCCGTACAGCTCAAAACCGGCGAGGAGGACCTGGTGTTCGTCAGCTCCGAAGCGCAGCTCCTACGTTTCCCGGCCAGCGTCGTCCGGCCGCAAGGCCGCTCCGGCGGTGGAGTAGCCGGCATCAAACTCAGTCCCGGCGCGAAAGTCACGTACTTCGGTGCCGTCGAACCAGGCGACGAAGCGAGTGTGGTCACCATCGCGGGCTCTTCGTCCGCGCTACCAGGCACCCAGGCAGGCAGCGTGAAAGTGACTCCGTACGCAGAGTATCCCGCCAAGGGCCGGGCCACCGGTGGGGTGCGCTGTCACCGATTCCTCAAGGGCGAGGACACCCTGTTGCTCGCGTGGGTCGGTCCGGCTCCGGCACGTGCGGCCGCGGCCAGTGGCGTCCCGGTAGAGCTGCCGGCCGAACCCGGCCGGCGAGACGGCTCCGGCATGCCGGCACCGCAGCCCATCGCGGCGATCAGCGGAACGTCTGTCGTACCTGGAGGATATGCCAATGCCTGAACAACATGACGCGTTCGCCGACGTGCTCGCCGCCAATCAGGAATATGCGGCCGAATTCGACCTCGGGCACCTGGTCCCCGGTGCCGCCCGCGGTCTGGCCATCGTCACCTGTATGGACTCGCGTATCGAGCCCCTGGACATGCTCGGGCTAACCCCGGGCGACGCGAAGATCATCCGCAATGCTGGCGCTCGAGTCACCGAAGACGTGCTGCGTACCCTGGCGCTGGCCACGCACCTGCTAGGCGTCGAGCGGATCATGGTCGTGGCGCACACCAACTGCAAGATGGCCAGCGCCACCCGCGACCAGGTGATCGACATCGTCGAACAGGCCTCCGGAATCGACGTGCGCAGTCTGGATTTCCGGCTGGTGTCCGATCAGCACGAGACACTCGAGGTCGACGTTCAGAAGATCCGTTCGTGGCCGTTTTTCCCGCCGGGCATCGCGGTGGGCGGATTCGTGTACGACGTCGCCACCGGCCGAGTGGAGCGGGTGACCTGACGGGCCCGTCCGTGTGAGGTTATCGGTCAATCGCGCTGCGAACGCCGGCCGCGCCGGAGGCCGATCTCGTACGCGGCCAGGAGGAGCAGCCACGACGCCGTGATCGGAACCACGAACCAAAGCATCACGGCGCTGAACGGTTCAAGCGCGGCATGATCCGTCGCCTGGAGCAACAGGAAGGCGATGTAGGCCGCGTAGAGGATGAAGAAGAGCACACCCTCCCAGCGAGCCACCGCCTGCCCGGTGAAGGCCACTGGAAGCAGTGCCAGCGCCACCGCGATCATGATCGGCAGATCAAACCTGATCGCGGCGCTCGCCACCTCGATCCCGTCCGGCGCGACGATTGCCGTGATGCCGAGAACCGCCCCGATGTTGAACACGTTGGAGCCGACGATGTTGCCCACCGCGAGATCGCGCTCGCCTCGGATGACAGCGATCACGCTCGTCGCGAGCTCTGGAAGGGACGTCCCAATAGCCACCACCGTCAGGCCGATGATCAGGTCGCTGACGCCCAGGGCCGCCGCTACCTCACTGGCGCCGCGGACCAGGAGCTGTGCTCCGGCGACGAGCAGCCCCACCCCCACCAAGACGAGCAACAGGTCACGCGGCACGCTCCGCCGCTGGGGTGTAGGTGCCTGCGCGTCCTGCGTTGATCCGCCGGTGTGCGGGCCGTGGCGCATCGGAATGGGCAGCTTTCGTCGCCGCGAGATCACGATGGTGATGGTCACGTAGATCACCACCACGGCCAGCAGCAGCGTGCCGTCGAGACGGGTGATGTGCCCGTCGAGGGCCAGGAGCAGCAGGCCGATCGACAGCGCCACCATGACCGGGATATCCGCGCGGACGATCTGCGACTTCACGATCAGCGGGACGAAGACCGCCGATAGCCCGAGCACGAGAAGGATGTTGGCGATGTTGCTGCCGACGACGTTACCGACGGCCAGCCCTGGGTGTCCGCCGAGCGCCGCGCCGGTGCTGACGGCCAGCTCGGGTGCCGATGTGGCGAACGACACCACGGTGAGCCCCACCACAAGGGAAGACATCCCGATCGTGCGGGCCAATGAACTGGCACCACGGACCAAAGATTCGCCGCCGCCTACCAGCAGAACGAAGCCTGCGATCAACATCAGCACCGCTGTCACGCTCACGCCGCCACCATACGTGGCCTCTCGTGCGCCAAGGCGCCGTATCCGGCATTGCGGCACGAGGACCTGATTCGTCCACATCCCCCGGTGGTGTGCGCTAATCCCCCACGTTGCCAAGCTTCACGGGTTTTTTCTGTGTTTTCATTCTCTTTCTCGCAGGTTACTAGCTATAGCACATGTTTTCCTCTCAACCTTGTCGGTGGCGAACTATAGCGTTGGATCATGAGTTCGGAGATGCTCGACGGTTTGACCGCTGCGGTGCGTGAGGTCGCAGCGGAGCCGGCCGCTGACCTATCCGAGGCACGGATCAGTGATGAACTACTGGCGCTACGCCGGTTGGCCGACGCCGCCGAGGCTGCCTATCTCACCCGATTGCGTGTTTTCGACAAGCGTCGGATCAGTGAGTCCACATCAGCCTTGTCCACTGGTGCATGGGTGCGGCACAAGTCGCACGTCGCCCCGGCCGAGACATCGCGGGCATTGAAAATCGCCAGAATGCTAACCGACCTGCCCGTCGTCGAGCATGCCCTGATCAACGGCGAGATCCGGGTGCCGCACGCCGAAGCCATCACCCGGGCAGCGAAACTGCTCGGCACTGATGTGATCGCCGGCTGCCAAGACGCCCTCGTCGCCGCGGCCAGCACAGACGACCCCACCCGGCTCCGCGCCGCGCTACGCGGCCTCGGCGCCGCCGTCGATGACACCAAAGCCGCCAAACGCGCCGAAAAACGCGACCAGGGACGCTGGCTCGACCTGTCCTCCACCTTCGACGGCGCCGTCATCCTCGACGGAGTCCTCGGCGAAGAAGACGGCGCCATCGTCAACACCGCCATCGACGCCCTCGCCACACCTAGTGGCCCCGACGATCAACGCACCCCATCCCAACGCCGCGCCGACGCCCTAGTCGAACTCTGTCGCCGCGCTCTCGCTGCTGGTGACGTCCCGTCGCAGGGCGGTGAAGCCACCCACCTGATCGTGGTCACCAACCTGGACACCCTCGAAACCCGCACCGGCGGGCTCGGCGAGCTCACCAACGGGGCCATCCTGCGCGGCGACGCCGTACGCCGCCTGGCCTGTGACGCCCGCATCAGCCGGATCATCACCGGCCCCGACTCCCAACCCCTCGACGTCGGCCGATCCCAGCGCACAGCCACCCCCGCACAACGCAAAGCGCTACGCCTACGCGACCGCGGATGCGTATTCCCCGGCTGCCGCCGCCCACCCGAATGGACCGAAGTCCACCACCTGATCCCATGGATCCAGGGTGGTCGCACCAACATCGACGAAATGGCCCTGCTCTGCCGCAAACACCACACCCTCGTGCACCAAGGCGGCTGGACCATACAGATCCTCGGGCCAGGCCAGTTCAGATTCATCAACCCCAACGGCAACCCGGCATCTTCCAAGCCACCACCATCCACCACCGACCTCCTCACTGATTTGATCCACACCACCAGAGGTTCACCGCCGCGAGCCGGCCCAGACAACGACGTCCAGACCACCGGCCTCGACGCCACGGTTTCCGGGGCGAACACCGAGGGTGCCGACGCCTATGGTGGGAATGTCAGCGGTGGGCACACCTGCGGTACGGACAGTGGGGCCGTAGACGACCGGAATACCACGGTGGACCAGAGCGACACCGGGAAACCCGACGCTGCCTAAGCAGCCGCCCTAAGAGCCGGTTCCTTAACCCCGACGAGGACACCGTGGCGTTACGCCACACTCTGCCGCGTGGCGGAGACGATCGTCTCCGCCACCTCGTCGGGGCGCCGGACAATGCCCGGGGCAGGCCGGCAAGCCTGTTGAACGACCCGGCCCCGGCTCGCGGCCTCGGCCGCCGCGGATCGCCGTCGGCATCTTGCGACGAGGACCACCCTGGGGGTCGTCAGGCGTCGATCCGCTCGCGGTCAAGCTCTGCGGCGCCGGCGATGATGAACTCCTTGCGGGGCGCGACCTCGTTGCCCATGAGCAGTTCAAAGGCGCGCTCAGCGTCTTCGGCGTTCGCGGCCGTGATCCGGCGCAATCGCCGATGCCGCGGATCCATAGTTGTCTCCGCCAATTGATCCGGGTCCATTTCGCCCAGGCCCTTGTAGCGCTGCGGAGGTTCTTTCCATCGCACACCCTTTCGCTGGAGTTCCAGCGAGACCCGATGCAGCTCAGCGTCGGTGTAGGTGTAGATGTACTTATCTTGTCCCTTCTTCGGGTTCGTCAGCTCGAGGCGGTGCAACGGCGGCACGGCCGCGAACAGCCGACCGGCCTCGACGAACGGGCGCATGTACCGGAAAAACAGGGTAATGAGCAGCGTGCGAATATGCGCGCCGTCGACGTCGGCGTCGACCATGAGGATGACCCGGCCGTATCGAGCCTGGTCGATCTCGAATGTCTTGCCACTACCGGCGCCGAGCACCTGGATGATGGCCGCACACTCGGCGTTCTTGAGCATGTCGCCCACGGAAGCCTTCTGCACGTTGAGGATCTTGCCCCGGATGGGCAACAGAGCCTGGAACTCGGCGTCTCGGGCCGATCGCCCGGTGCCCAGCGCGGAGTCTCCCTCAACGATGAACAGTTCTGATTTGTCGAGGCTGCTGGAGCGGCAGTCGACCAGCTTGGTGGGCAGCGAACTGGTTTCGAGAGCATTCTTGCGGCGCACGGCCTCTTTGTGCTGCCGCGCCGCCACCCGCGCCTTGGCCGCCGAGACGACCTTCTCCAGCACGGCGGTTGCCTGCGCTTTGTCCGCTCGCTTCGTGGAGGTCAGTACCGCCTTGATCTCGCGTTCGACGACGGCGGCGACAATCCCCCGCACCGCGGAGGTGCCGAGTACCTCCTTGGTCTGCCCTTCGAACTGCGGCTCGTCCAGCCGTACGGTGACGACCGAGGTCAGGCCCTCGAGGACGTCGTCTTTCTCGATCTTGTCATTACCTGCCTTCAACCGGCGGGAGTTCGCTTTCACCTGATCACGCATGGCTTTGATCAAGCCTTGCTCGAATCCGGTGACATGGGTGCCGCCTTTGGGAGTGGCGATCACATTCACGAACGAGCGCGAGATCGTGTCGTAGCCGCTGTCCCATCGCAGAGCGATGTCGACCTCGCACGTACGCTCGGTGTCCTTCGAGATGAGCTGGCCGTCTTCGTCTAGTACCGGGACCGTTTCGCGGAATGTGTCCTGGCCGGTGAGCCGTAGCACATCCGTCACCGGCGACCCCGGACTCAAGAACTCCACGAACTCGCTGATTCCGCCGTCGTGACGGAACTTCTCCTCGACCGGAGTCTCTCCGCGCTCATCGCGAACCACGAGTTCGAGGCCGGGGATCAGGTACGACGTCTGGCGGGCGCGCGACACGAGGTCGTCCCACGAATAGTCCGCGCCCTTGAGGAAGATCTGCTGATCGGCCCAGAACCGGATCCGGCTCCCAGTGACCCCCTTCTTGACCTTGCCGGCGATGCGCAGCTTGGAATGGTCAGTGAACGGCTGGAACGGCGCGTCCGGCCCTTCGCCGGCATACTCCCCTGGCTCACCCCGGCGGAAAGACATCAGGTGGGTACGACCATCTCGGTCCACCTCGACATCGAGCCGGCCCGAGAGCGCGTTGACAACGCTGGCGCCGACGCCATGCAAACCACCGCTGGCGGCATACGAGCCGCCGCCGAACTTGCCACCCGCGTGCAACTTGGTGAACACGACTTCGATCCCGGACAGCCCGGACTTGGAGTGGATGTCGACCGGGATGCCCCGGCCGTTGTCCCGGATCTCGGCCGAACCGTCGGCACGCAACACGACCTCGACGCGGTCGCAGTGGCCGCCCAGCGCCTCGTCAACGGCGTTGTCGATGATCTCCCACAGGCAGTGCATCAAACCCCGCGAATCAGTGGAGCCGATATACATGCCCGGGCGCTTGCGGACAGCCTCGAGGCCCTCGAGCACCGAGAGATGGCGTGCGGTGTAGTCACTGCCACGGCTGGTGGAGCGGGCCGTCTGCGCAGTCACAGGCGCAATTCCTCCTCGCATCGTTGCCGGCACGTGCTGCCGTGCCTCGCGAGCCCAGCATAATCCGCCGTTACCGGCCGGCCGCGCAGGCTCGCTGTTCCGCACGGCGGTTCCTTGCCTGGCGGCCAGGCACGTTGCCGCAAGATCGACGTGCCTTTTGAGACACATCGTGTCAGAATGTGGACAGCCGACAACGGCGCCGGCCCGGCTCGTTCTCACAGCCGCCCCGATGTGACCACCACCACGCCCCATCTTGTACGCGCATAGCGAACCAGGCCGTGCGCGTGTGGCGGTAACGACATCGGATGGTTTGATGTTTGTACGGATGCAATGACACGACCACCAAGCAACCGGTGGCCCATCGACCAGGAAGGTGCGCGACGTGACAGCTACTCTCGCGACCAAACCGCTGAACGCCGCTGACCGCTGCGACAGCTGTGGCGCCCAGGCCTACATCCGTGCGGTTCTCGACCAAGGCGAACTGCTCTTCTGTGGCCACCATGGACGCAAGTACGAAGCGAAGCTTCGCCCGATGGCAGTGGAATGGCACGACGAGACCGCCAAGCTCACCGACACTCCGAGTGAACCGACTGCCTGAAGCACCAAGAGCTGCCTGACATACGAATAACCGAGCACCTTCACTGATGGGTGGGGACCCTGTCCCCACCCATCAGCACATCCACCCCTTTGCTGAACCCCCTACGCGACCGGAACACACCGGCACAACGTGGGTGATGAATGAACCCCGCCCATGGTCCGGCAGACAACGTGGGGGATGAGAGAGCCCCCATCCATGGTGCGGCGGGCATCGAAAGGCGAGGAACGAGCCTTTCGCGGGCGGGGATGGGGGCTCTTTCATCCCCCACGTCCCTGTCGAGCCTTTCGCGGGCAAGGATGGGGGCTATTTCTTCCCCCACGTCCCTACCGGCGCGCTTCCCGATCGCGGAGGACAAACGCCATGACAACCCCGGCCACCGCACCGAACAGGTGACCTTGCCAGGAGATACCTGGCTGGCCCGGCAGGACGCCAAGAGCGATGCTGCCGTACATGATGACGACGACGACTGAGACGAGAATGCTCAGGAGTTTCCGGGTGAGCACACCCCAGGCGACGAGGAAGGCCGCGAACCCGTAAACCAGCCCGCTGGCTCCGATGTGATTGGTGTTGGCACCGGCGACCAGCCAGGTAGCCAAGCCACCCAAGAGTGCCACACCTATCGTGACGGACCAGAACTTCCGCGTGGTCAGAGCTATCAGGCTGCCGAGGATCAGGAACGCACCGCTGTTGGCGATCAGGTGGTCGAAACCGGCGTGCAGGAACGGGGCAGTGACGATGCCGAGCAATCCCTCGGCGCTACGAGGCCGGATGCCGTACTGGTCCAGGTTGACACCGGGCACTTGGTCGACGATTTCCTGCCCCCACATGAGGGCGAGCATGACGAATACCGGGATGACCAGGACGACAGGTGTCGGCAGATTGCGCCGTTCGATTTCACCGGAGGAACTCACGTCTATCACCCTAGGTAAACCGTGGCGCGAGTGCACGTCTCGCCCGCGCGTATCACGCGCACGGGACTAGCACCAGCACAAGTCCGGATCAGTCGAGGTAGTCGCGCAGTACCTGCGACCGCGACGGGTGCCGGAGCTTGCTCATCGTCTTGCTCTCTATCTGGCGGATGCGTTCCCGGGTGACGCCGTAGACCTTGCCGATCTCGTCGAGTGTCTTCGGCTGACCGTCGGTGAGCCCGAAACGCATCGAAACCACGCCTGCTTCGCGCTCGGACAGGGTGTCCAGCACCGCATGCAGCTGCTCCTGCAGCAACGTGAACGAGACCGCCTCGGCGGGCACGATGGCCTCGGAGTCTTCGATCAAGTCGCCGAACTCGCTGTCGCCGTCCTCACCGAGCGGCGTGTGCAACGAAATCGGCTCCCGGCCGTACTTCTGGACCTCGACGACCTTCTCCGGCGTCATGTCGAGCTCTTTGGCGAGCTCTTCCGGCGTGGGCTCACGGCCCAGGTCCTGAAGCATCTGCCGTTGGACCCGGGCGAGTTTGTTGATGACTTCGACCATGTGCACCGGGATCCGGATGGTGCGGGCCTGGTCGGCCATGGCACGGGTGATGGCCTGCCGGATCCACCAGGTGGCGTAGGTGGAGAACTTGTAACCCTTGGTGTAGTCGAACTTCTCGACAGCGCGGATCAGGCCAAGGTTTCCTTCCTGGATCAGGTCCAGGAACAGCATGCCGCGCCCGGTGTAGCGTTTGGCGAGCGAGACGACCAGCCGGAGGTTGGCCTCCAGTAGGTGGTTCTTGGCGCGCCGCCCGTCTTCGGCTACCCAGTTCAGCTCGCTGTGGAGCTTCGGCTCCATGGATTCGGTCTCGTTGGCCAGCTTCTCTTCGGCGAAGAGTCCGGCTTCGATACGTTTGGCCAGCTCGACTTCCTGCTCGGCGTTCAGCAGCGGGACTTTGCCGATCTGCTTCAGATAGTCCTTGACCGGGTCTGCGGTCGCCCCGGCCACGACGACTTGCTGCTCAGGCTCATCTGTGTCGTCGTCCTCGGAGAGGACGAAGCCTTCGTCGGTCAGCTCGCTTGGGTCTGGCTCCTCCGCCGGCGCCGCTGGGCTGGCCGGCGCAGCTGTGCCGTCAGCGTCCTCCGGAGTTCCGGCGGCGTTGGCGCCAGCCTTGGCGCTCTTCCGCTTCCGAGCCGGCTTGGCCTTGGAGGTGCTGACCTCCGCCGTGGGAGCCGCCGCGTCGGATGAGTCCTCTTGAACTGCTGTCGCTGTCGTTTTTTTCACCGCAGTCTTCACAGTTCCCTCGCTATTCTCTGCCGCCTGCTTGCCCGTCTTCATTGCCGTTGTGCTGGCCTCAGCCGATGTGATGGCCACGTCCGCCGATGCGGTTGCCGTCGCCGAGGAACGACGCGACGATGCCGCCACAACCCGCTTGCGCTTCACCCGCGAGTCCGAAGCCGCAACCTCGACAGTAATACCTGTCGACTTCAAATGCTCGACGACGAGGCGGCTCTCTTTCATTTGAAGGTTCGCCGCCTCGCACGCGGCCCGCACATCCTGTGCGTCCACAGAGCCGGCTTCCCGGCCTCGTATCACTAGCTCCTGTACGGGTGGCAGCTCGAAGATCCGGGCGTACTTGGAGCGAGACGGGCTTGGCGACACGAACAACCTCTCATTGAAGGGGGGCTAGTAGACCGTAAGCTTCGGCAACAAGACATTGTGACACGAGGAGGGCGCTTTGTTCTCCTTCAGACTCATGGGCATGCCAGATGGCATCGAGAGCAGCACCGACCGATCACCCTCTCCACCGTAGCGCGAGAACCGTGAGATCGTCGGATGCGCCGGCCGTACGCAAACGTTCGACGACCGTATCGAGTATGACATCCAGCGGCGCCTGGCGATGTTCTTCCAGGCAGTCGAGGAGTTCGGTCACGCCCTCCTCGAGACTGCGGCTGCGACTCTCCACCAGTCCGTCGGTGAATGCCAGCAGAATCTCCCCGGCGCCCAGCCTGATCCGCCGGCTGAACCGGGGTTCGGCGACGCCGATGGGTGTGGTGTCCGTGCCGCTGTCGATCAGCTCGAGCTCGTCGTCCCGGGGAATCCGGACCATAGGCAGATGCCCGGCATCACCGAGGCGCACGACGCCCTCTCGTGGATCGATCACGAAGTACACGACGGTAGCCAGTTCGACGGCTCCGCCGCCGTCCACCAGCCGGTCGAGGCCGGTCAGTACTGCCACCGGATCGGCGTCGGTCAGGGCCAGCGCCCGCAGCGCCGCACGCAGCTGGCCCATCCCCGAAGCGGCGGACAGGCCGTGGCCCATCACGTCGCCGACGACGACGGACACCGTGCCGTCAGGCAGTTCGAACACGTCGTACCAGTCTCCACCCACCACGTGATCGGTCGATCCGGGAAGACTGCGAGCGCCCACTTCCAAACCGTCGATGATCGGGAGCATCGGAGGTTTCAATCCCTCCGTGAGCGACGCGGTGGCGGTCCGTTCCTGCTCGAACAGGAGCGCTCGCTCCAGCGCCACCGAACACTGCTGCGCCACCGCACGCAGGAACCGGCACACCTCGGACTCGAATGGCTGCTCAGTGCTGAAGGCGAACCGGACCGCGCCGATACGGCCGGAGTCTGCTGTGAGCGGGAGAACCGCCCACGCTTCTTCGTCGGTCTGGTCGAGGAACGCGCGGAACCCCTCGTGCGCGAACTCATCGCGGGCCCGCGCCTTGGACGGCAGGAACACCGGCCACCCCGTCCGGATCACCTCGGCCATCGGGGTGACGGCGTCGTCAGGCCAATGGGAGACATAAGGACCGTCGAGTGCGAAGTCGCCCGGCTCGCCGAGCAGCGTGAGACCGATCCAGCGAGCTCCCACCGTCGCCCGCCCGATCACGGTGATCGCGGCGGCCACGTCGGCCACCGTGACCGCCTCGGCCAGCTCTTCGGCCACCTCGAGCAGACGGGCGTTTCGGGCGCGGCTGTGCCGCAACGCCGACAAAGCGCTTCGCTGAGATGTGTCATCCACGACGAACATGGCGACTTCCCGGCGATCCGCTTCACTGACGAGGTACCACGTGGACCGCAGATAAGGCACGGAGCCGGTGGCGTTCGGCACCGGCGGCTCATCGGCCTTGACCGTTTCGCCGCTGCGAAGCACCCGGTCGATCATGGCCTCGGTATGCGCCGAGAGTTCCGGCGGCAGCACTTCCGACGGCCGGCGGCCCAGGTGATCAGCGATGGTCTTGCCCGTGCGTTCGGCCAGAAAAGCGTTGATGGCGAGGTAACGGTACTGGTCGTCGAAGACGGCGAACCCCACCGGCGCGTCGGCGCCTGCCAGAGCTCCCAGCAGCCGCTGGGCATCCGCTGGCCGCACAGGCTTACCCCTTTGCTTCAACAAGTTCGCGTGGCCGGACGAACGCGTTATCCACCCGAGCTTTTGCGCTTGGCTTCCCGTTTGAACGCACGTACCTCGGCCAACGATTGATCGTCAACGACGTCGGCGATGGAACGACGCGCTCCGTCCTCCCCATATGGCCCGGCAGCTTCGCGCCACCCTTCCGGCCGAACCTCGAATTGCTTGCCGAGAAGCGCGACCAGGATGCGTGCCTTCTGCTCACCGTACCCCGGAAGTGCCTTGAATCGCGCCAACAAATCCCGACCGTTATCGACGTTGCGCCAAATCGACGCTGCATCGCCGTCCCAATGCTCGACAACGTACGCGGCCAGCGCCTGTACACGTTTGGCCATCGAGCCGGGGTAACGGTGCACGGCCGGTTTCTCGGCCATGAGCGCGGCGAACGCCTCGGGGTCGTGATTCGCGACCGCGGCAGGCGACAGATCCTCAGTACCCAGGCGGGCGGCGATGGTGGCTGGTCCCGCGAAAGCCCACTCCATAGGGACTTGCTGATCCAGCAGCATCCCGACCATCAAGGCGAACGGATCCCGGGCCAACAGCTCATCGGCGACCGGGTCTCCAGCCAGATACAGCTCGGCCATTACCGGGAGCCCTCCACATCCGCTGGCTCCTCGCCGTCGATGTCTCCGTCCTCGGCCTTGACCGCCAGCACCGGACAAGGTGCGTCGAGCAGGATCCGCTGGGCGTTGCTTCCCAGAATGAGCTTTCCGACGGGACTGCGCCGCCGGAGGCCGATCACGATGAAATCCGCGACGGTCTCCTGGGCCACGGCGATGAGGTCCTCGGCGACGTCCATACCGCGTACGAGCTGACGCACCTCGGCTTCGATTCCGGCGTCGGCCAGCTGGGTTCGGA is drawn from Phytoactinopolyspora mesophila and contains these coding sequences:
- a CDS encoding universal stress protein, with protein sequence MTTIVVGYVAKPEGRAALRRAAEEAKLRGARLVVINSERGGRNFDADDARQHEAELETVRTQLADAGIEAEVRQLVRGMDVAEDLIAVAQETVADFIVIGLRRRSPVGKLILGSNAQRILLDAPCPVLAVKAEDGDIDGEEPADVEGSR